One Ignavibacterium sp. DNA segment encodes these proteins:
- a CDS encoding SDR family NAD(P)-dependent oxidoreductase, with translation MIDRKLIVFGASGALGKGVVKTLIQKPFKEIILFDRKFEETFSDERIKTYNIKDMSVENNVLAALHEVNTSDKTQLHLFSTIGGYYGGTSVWETEEQDFDRMININVKSNFFIAKHFVSLVKRSYSGSICFTSAFTSLQPEKLKFVYGASKSALNYLVQSLADEGKSINLSVNAIAPYIIDTPSNREWQKNADYTTWIKSNEIGELVYSLIENHNFVSGNILRLKYRFNK, from the coding sequence ATGATTGACAGAAAATTAATTGTTTTTGGTGCTTCAGGTGCTCTTGGTAAAGGTGTTGTCAAAACTCTTATCCAAAAACCATTTAAAGAAATAATTCTTTTCGATAGAAAATTTGAAGAAACATTTTCTGATGAAAGGATAAAAACATATAATATTAAAGATATGAGTGTGGAAAACAATGTTCTAGCTGCTTTGCACGAAGTTAATACATCAGACAAAACACAATTGCATCTCTTTTCCACTATTGGCGGATATTACGGAGGAACAAGTGTTTGGGAAACTGAAGAACAAGATTTCGATAGAATGATAAATATTAATGTGAAATCAAATTTCTTTATAGCCAAACATTTTGTATCACTTGTTAAAAGAAGTTATAGTGGTTCAATTTGCTTTACATCCGCATTTACATCTTTACAGCCTGAAAAGCTTAAATTTGTTTATGGTGCATCAAAATCAGCACTTAATTATCTTGTTCAATCTCTTGCTGATGAAGGAAAAAGTATAAATCTTTCAGTAAATGCAATAGCACCCTACATAATTGATACACCATCAAACAGAGAATGGCAAAAAAATGCAGATTATACTACATGGATAAAATCGAATGAAATAGGGGAGTTAGTTTATTCTTTGATTGAAAATCATAATTTTGTTTCAGGAAATATTTTAAGGTTAAAATACAGATTTAATAAATAG
- a CDS encoding MotA/TolQ/ExbB proton channel family protein, with protein MDLVLTIASIFNVIAQATNDSGVMNWLTEKYVAGGIFMHPILASLIIGLGFCFERLWTLTRARTNTKKFIVDVKKALNNGGIEAAKKICENTRGPVASVFYAGLLRYNEGLDAAEKAISAYGGIEMGFLERGLIWISTFITLAPMLGFTGTVQGMIEAFDAIKEAAQISPAIVADGIAIALLTTLFGLVVAMILQVFYNYFVSRIDRLVGDMEQTSIELIDALYEMKSPKK; from the coding sequence ATGGATTTAGTACTAACTATCGCTTCAATTTTCAATGTTATTGCCCAAGCTACTAATGATAGTGGGGTAATGAATTGGCTCACCGAGAAATATGTTGCTGGTGGTATTTTTATGCATCCAATTCTTGCATCACTTATTATCGGTTTAGGATTCTGTTTTGAAAGACTTTGGACATTGACCAGAGCAAGAACCAATACTAAGAAGTTTATTGTTGATGTTAAAAAGGCATTAAATAACGGCGGTATTGAAGCAGCAAAAAAAATATGTGAAAATACCCGGGGTCCAGTGGCTTCAGTTTTTTATGCTGGATTATTAAGATATAATGAAGGATTAGATGCAGCTGAAAAAGCAATTTCTGCTTACGGCGGAATTGAAATGGGATTTCTTGAAAGAGGACTTATTTGGATTTCCACATTTATTACATTAGCACCTATGCTTGGTTTTACCGGTACGGTGCAAGGTATGATTGAGGCATTTGATGCGATTAAAGAAGCTGCTCAGATTTCTCCTGCAATCGTTGCTGATGGTATTGCTATTGCTCTTTTAACAACTCTTTTTGGTCTTGTAGTAGCAATGATACTTCAAGTTTTCTATAATTATTTCGTATCAAGAATTGACAGACTGGTTGGAGATATGGAACAAACTTCTATTGAATTGATAGATGCTTTATATGAAATGAAATCTCCAAAGAAGTAA
- a CDS encoding biopolymer transporter ExbD — MIKKRKIPDAEIPTASQADLAFLLLLFFLVSTVIDVDTGLGLVLPEYVPPDEQIEVKVDPSRMAAVLVNENGEVLIDGNIVPVFKIKDLLKPRIESKISLPLNKKMIVSLKTDRKTVYNVYIAALDQIKQAFFEVRDEYSNGKFGKKFNDVNQEQQDDVKDAVPIIISLAEPESIKK; from the coding sequence ATGATTAAGAAAAGAAAAATTCCGGATGCCGAAATTCCGACTGCCTCTCAAGCTGATTTGGCATTTCTTCTGTTACTCTTCTTTCTTGTTTCAACTGTAATAGATGTTGATACAGGATTAGGCTTAGTCTTGCCTGAATATGTTCCGCCTGACGAGCAAATAGAAGTAAAAGTAGATCCAAGCAGAATGGCAGCTGTTTTAGTTAATGAAAACGGCGAAGTTTTAATTGACGGAAATATTGTACCTGTATTTAAAATTAAAGATTTATTAAAACCAAGAATTGAATCTAAAATTAGTCTGCCGCTTAATAAGAAAATGATTGTTTCACTTAAAACTGATCGAAAGACGGTTTATAACGTCTATATTGCAGCTTTGGATCAAATTAAACAGGCGTTTTTTGAAGTCAGAGATGAATATTCAAATGGAAAATTTGGAAAAAAGTTCAATGACGTGAATCAAGAGCAGCAAGATGATGTAAAGGATGCAGTGCCTATTATAATCTCATTGGCAGAACCAGAATCAATAAAGAAATAA
- a CDS encoding biopolymer transporter ExbD gives MTFEKRRAQTKQEIPTTSMPDIVFMLLMFFMCVTTMREVDVLVQFKLPEAKAIEKIENKRIVSYIWVGKDKKIQINDSLIDLGKVEEIMYLKRKALPEVIVSLRSDQSVDMGVITDIQQALRKAYCLRINYSALIKS, from the coding sequence ATGACATTCGAAAAAAGACGTGCCCAGACAAAACAAGAAATTCCTACTACATCAATGCCTGATATTGTGTTTATGCTTCTTATGTTTTTTATGTGCGTTACTACTATGAGAGAGGTTGATGTTCTTGTTCAATTTAAATTGCCTGAAGCGAAGGCTATTGAGAAAATTGAAAATAAAAGAATTGTTTCTTATATCTGGGTTGGTAAGGATAAAAAAATTCAAATTAATGATTCACTAATTGATCTTGGTAAGGTTGAAGAGATAATGTACTTAAAGAGAAAAGCTTTACCAGAAGTAATTGTTTCTTTAAGATCTGATCAAAGTGTTGATATGGGAGTAATTACTGATATCCAACAAGCTCTAAGAAAAGCTTATTGTCTCAGGATCAATTATTCTGCTTTGATTAAAAGTTAG